From Echinicola soli, a single genomic window includes:
- a CDS encoding DUF7507 domain-containing protein, which produces MKGYVKYILIILCLNFGLIQLGFSQDPCYQRIGVEGGGFGWSYENGDSPTNPIEESFTQPATNAGFSLDIFILDNSFNMEINGVDLATQEIEFQSNGTSGINVRFADGDEYENQTDPIWQLAGDAANPLIRVQISENGEVSLYGSKESFGPLFPLELINGNALNTITWNSTGTNTVIARQNVVGATEMTGTGYGLDEVPCEEMYDITKDGEFVDSNSDGYAQIGENISYTFEVEHTGNHEAVYGVEIMDPILSDDPIGLSSGTNLLGGTLSGDDNTNNVLDIGEVWTFTVDYQTTEEDIYWNKGVYNQTEVKGERESGQQLPEKESTDPTPYQSGDAGWDPARPEHTYVPLNGKGNGLLISNPMLPSKGRD; this is translated from the coding sequence ATGAAGGGATACGTGAAGTATATACTGATTATCTTATGTTTAAACTTTGGCCTAATACAGCTTGGGTTTTCCCAGGATCCTTGTTACCAACGTATTGGGGTTGAGGGCGGAGGTTTTGGATGGAGTTATGAAAATGGTGACAGCCCTACTAATCCTATTGAAGAAAGTTTTACCCAACCGGCAACAAACGCAGGTTTCTCACTGGATATTTTCATATTGGACAATTCTTTTAATATGGAAATCAATGGGGTGGACCTGGCTACACAGGAAATCGAATTTCAATCCAATGGTACATCCGGAATTAATGTACGGTTTGCAGATGGAGATGAATACGAAAACCAAACCGATCCTATCTGGCAGTTGGCCGGAGATGCGGCCAACCCTCTAATAAGGGTTCAAATCAGTGAAAATGGGGAAGTGTCATTATATGGCAGTAAAGAGTCCTTTGGTCCATTGTTCCCTTTAGAGCTCATAAATGGAAATGCCTTGAATACAATTACCTGGAATTCAACAGGAACAAATACAGTAATAGCTCGCCAGAATGTAGTCGGCGCTACAGAAATGACTGGTACCGGTTACGGCTTGGATGAAGTGCCTTGCGAAGAGATGTATGACATAACAAAGGACGGTGAATTCGTGGATAGTAACAGTGATGGATATGCACAAATAGGTGAAAATATAAGCTATACCTTTGAAGTGGAGCATACGGGAAATCACGAAGCGGTTTATGGTGTAGAGATCATGGACCCAATATTAAGCGATGATCCAATAGGGTTAAGTTCAGGAACGAATTTGTTGGGAGGGACCCTTTCGGGAGATGACAACACCAATAATGTTTTGGATATTGGAGAGGTTTGGACTTTTACAGTAGACTATCAAACAACAGAGGAAGACATATACTGGAATAAAGGAGTGTATAATCAGACAGAAGTTAAGGGAGAACGTGAATCAGGCCAGCAATTGCCAGAAAAAGAATCAACAGACCCCACTCCATACCAGAGCGGGGATGCAGGATGGGACCCTGCTCGACCAGAGCATACTTATGTACCCTTAAACGGAAAGGGAAACGGGCTATTGATAAGCAATCCAATGCTCCCTTCTAAAGGTAGAGACTGA
- a CDS encoding beta strand repeat-containing protein encodes MKRVILLAFCLVMGSTAMAQVGVGTEDPNTSSQLEVVSSDRGVLIPRVALEDITDGSTITEGNVESLLVFNITENDMIVPGYYYWFDGKWRRLAWSGGSAAANNMLVYDQEADRFYYNDNDGELVPMDLSALFNETVSSLENNGDGRFTYTDEQGNESMIDIPAVVATNISENGNVYDEIMQLLEDDFGNVTYNQADGTFSYIDDTGTEQVIDWSDFNTVNNSFTVENDSLTVTDSEGGKIQLSLEEVANNSAFVTTIANNSDFIDEITQLLEDDFGNVTYNQADGTFSYIDGTGTEQPIDWSDFNTVNNSFTVENDSLTVTDSEGGKIQLSLEEVANNSAFVTTITNNNDFIDEITQLLEEDFGNVTYNQADGTFSYIDDTGTEQPIDWSDFNTVNNSFTVENDSLTVTDSEGGKIQLSLEEVANNSAFVTTITNNNDFIDEITQLLEEDFGNVTYNQADGTFSYIDDTGTEQPIDWSDFNTVNTSFTVENDSLTVTDSEGDKVQLSLEEVANNSSFVTTIANNNDFIDEITQLLEEDFGNVTYNQADGTFSYIDDTGTEQPIDWSDFNTVNTSFTVENDSLTVTDSEGAKVQVSMDEIANNSRFITTLTSNSDFIEEIETIIAASSDELIDNGDGTFTHTAVDGTAVIIDANTTTVTDNGDGSYTFTDGSGTSLATVETSASTNGYDNTTSGLSSENVQDALDEIATELAGTTDELVDNGDGTFTHTAVDGTAVIIDANTTTVTDNGDGSYTFTDGSGTSLATVETSASTNGYDNTTSGLSSENVQDALDEIATELAGTTDELVDNGDGTFTHTAVDGTAVIIDANTTTVTDNGDGSYTFTDGSGTSLATVETSASTNGYDNTTSGLSSENVQDALDEIATELAGTTDELVDNGDGTFTHTAVDGTAVIIDANTTTVTDNGDGSYTFTDGSGTSLATVETSASTNGYDNTTSGLSSENVQDALDEIATELAGTTDELVDNGDGTFTHTAVDGTAVIIDANTTTVTDNGDGSYTFTDGSGTSLATVETSASTNGYDNTTSGLSSENVQDALDEIATELAGTTDELVDNGDGTFTHTAVDGTIEEIKATMPKFFYMPSIIFDTSVTGAFTRDLHQDYMDQFSGPMVSSPGAASAVPTLPATELEYHITYYDTDVFANVQLDANGVLTYEVIGNASPASFMNIVFVVK; translated from the coding sequence ATGAAAAGAGTAATACTTTTAGCCTTTTGTTTGGTCATGGGTAGTACGGCCATGGCCCAGGTAGGGGTAGGCACCGAAGATCCGAATACGTCTTCCCAACTGGAAGTGGTTTCTTCGGACCGTGGGGTCCTGATCCCTCGGGTGGCCCTGGAGGACATTACAGATGGGAGCACGATCACCGAAGGGAACGTGGAAAGCCTTTTGGTGTTCAACATTACCGAAAATGACATGATTGTCCCGGGGTATTATTATTGGTTTGACGGGAAGTGGAGACGGCTAGCCTGGAGCGGTGGTAGCGCGGCAGCCAATAACATGCTTGTCTATGACCAGGAAGCGGACCGGTTTTATTACAATGACAATGATGGGGAGCTGGTCCCGATGGACCTGAGTGCGCTTTTCAATGAGACGGTTTCCAGTTTGGAGAACAATGGTGATGGTAGGTTTACCTATACAGATGAGCAGGGCAATGAATCGATGATCGATATCCCCGCTGTTGTCGCTACAAACATCTCGGAGAACGGGAACGTCTATGATGAGATCATGCAGCTTTTGGAAGATGACTTTGGCAACGTGACCTACAACCAGGCCGACGGTACTTTTAGCTATATCGATGACACGGGCACCGAGCAGGTGATCGACTGGAGTGATTTCAATACGGTGAACAACAGCTTTACGGTAGAAAACGACTCGCTTACGGTGACCGATAGTGAGGGCGGAAAGATCCAGCTGTCACTGGAAGAAGTCGCCAACAACTCTGCTTTTGTTACGACCATTGCCAATAACAGTGACTTTATTGATGAGATCACGCAGCTTTTGGAAGATGACTTTGGCAACGTGACCTATAACCAGGCCGACGGTACTTTTAGCTATATTGATGGTACGGGCACCGAGCAGCCCATCGACTGGAGTGATTTCAATACGGTGAACAACAGCTTTACGGTAGAAAACGATTCGCTTACGGTGACCGATAGTGAGGGCGGAAAGATCCAGCTGTCACTGGAAGAAGTAGCAAACAACTCTGCTTTTGTTACGACCATTACCAATAACAATGACTTTATAGATGAGATCACGCAGCTGCTGGAGGAAGATTTCGGCAATGTGACCTATAACCAGGCCGACGGTACTTTTAGCTATATCGATGATACGGGCACCGAGCAGCCCATCGATTGGAGTGATTTCAATACAGTGAACAACAGCTTTACGGTAGAAAACGATTCGCTTACGGTGACCGATAGTGAGGGCGGAAAGATCCAGCTGTCACTGGAAGAAGTAGCAAACAACTCTGCTTTTGTTACGACCATTACCAATAACAATGACTTTATAGATGAGATCACGCAGCTGCTGGAGGAAGATTTCGGCAATGTGACCTATAACCAGGCCGACGGTACTTTTAGCTATATCGATGATACGGGCACCGAGCAGCCCATCGATTGGAGTGATTTCAATACGGTGAATACAAGCTTTACGGTAGAAAACGACTCGCTTACGGTGACCGACAGTGAGGGCGATAAGGTACAGCTGTCATTGGAAGAAGTCGCCAACAACTCATCTTTTGTTACGACCATTGCCAACAACAATGACTTTATAGATGAGATCACGCAGCTGCTGGAAGAAGATTTCGGCAATGTGACCTATAACCAGGCCGACGGTACTTTTAGCTATATCGATGACACGGGTACCGAGCAGCCCATCGATTGGAGTGATTTCAATACGGTGAATACAAGCTTTACGGTAGAAAACGACTCGCTAACGGTGACCGACAGTGAAGGGGCCAAGGTGCAGGTTTCAATGGATGAAATCGCTAATAACTCCAGATTTATCACGACGCTGACTAGTAACAGTGATTTTATTGAGGAGATTGAAACTATAATAGCCGCAAGCAGTGATGAACTTATTGACAACGGCGACGGTACGTTTACCCATACGGCAGTAGACGGTACGGCGGTCATCATCGATGCGAACACGACCACAGTGACCGACAACGGCGACGGCAGCTATACGTTTACCGATGGGAGCGGCACTTCCCTTGCGACAGTGGAGACGTCAGCATCCACGAACGGTTATGACAATACGACAAGCGGGCTGTCCTCGGAAAACGTTCAGGATGCCCTTGACGAGATTGCCACCGAGCTGGCCGGTACGACAGACGAACTGGTGGACAACGGCGACGGTACGTTTACCCATACGGCAGTAGACGGTACGGCGGTCATCATCGATGCGAACACGACCACAGTGACCGACAACGGCGACGGCAGCTATACATTTACCGATGGGAGCGGCACTTCCCTTGCGACAGTGGAGACGTCAGCATCCACGAACGGTTATGACAATACGACAAGCGGGCTGTCCTCGGAGAACGTTCAGGATGCCCTTGATGAGATTGCCACCGAGCTGGCCGGTACGACAGACGAACTGGTGGACAACGGCGATGGTACGTTTACCCATACGGCAGTAGACGGTACGGCGGTCATCATCGATGCGAACACGACCACAGTGACCGACAACGGCGACGGCAGCTATACATTTACCGATGGGAGCGGCACTTCCCTTGCGACAGTGGAGACGTCAGCATCCACGAACGGTTATGACAATACGACAAGCGGGCTGTCCTCGGAGAACGTTCAGGATGCCCTTGATGAGATTGCCACCGAGCTGGCCGGTACGACAGACGAACTGGTGGACAACGGGGACGGTACGTTTACCCATACGGCAGTAGACGGTACGGCGGTCATCATCGATGCGAACACGACCACAGTGACCGACAACGGCGACGGCAGCTATACATTTACCGATGGGAGCGGCACTTCCCTTGCGACAGTGGAGACGTCAGCATCCACGAACGGTTATGACAATACGACAAGCGGGCTGTCCTCGGAGAACGTTCAGGATGCCCTTGATGAGATTGCCACCGAGCTGGCCGGGACGACAGACGAACTGGTGGACAACGGCGACGGTACGTTTACCCATACGGCAGTAGACGGTACGGCGGTCATCATCGATGCGAACACGACCACAGTGACCGACAACGGCGACGGCAGCTATACATTTACCGACGGGAGCGGCACTTCCCTTGCGACAGTGGAGACGTCAGCATCCACGAACGGTTATGACAATACGACAAGCGGGCTGTCCTCGGAGAACGTTCAGGATGCCCTTGACGAGATTGCCACCGAGCTGGCCGGTACGACAGACGAACTGGTGGATAACGGCGATGGTACGTTTACCCATACGGCAGTAGACGGCACTATTGAAGAAATAAAAGCCACGATGCCAAAATTTTTCTATATGCCCAGTATTATATTTGATACTTCCGTTACAGGGGCCTTCACCCGGGACTTACATCAGGATTACATGGACCAGTTTAGTGGGCCTATGGTGAGCAGCCCTGGTGCAGCTAGTGCAGTTCCAACCTTACCGGCAACAGAGCTTGAATATCATATCACATATTATGACACTGATGTGTTTGCCAATGTACAGTTGGATGCCAATGGGGTATTGACCTACGAAGTTATCGGTAATGCTTCTCCTGCTTCCTTTATGAATATTGTGTTTGTTGTTAAGTAG
- a CDS encoding T9SS type B sorting domain-containing protein yields MRKVGQFLFRGTFFLLAVVAIVSGASAQTVNKGTMSIKPGTVLSSNFNVDNTETGKMINDGELYLYAHFNNDGEVTFSQGEEGTTRFVGKYGVQQISGSQLSGLNNVLFDNGNDQNAFQLSGDISISGMSRFVDGVVVSDGHGGLVLFERGSGYEGASDASHVDGYVEKIGDEDFAYPVGDGGYFRFAGITAPAESDVEFHTKYFYEDPDGLYPREQKEADIELVNDAEYWELFLENGAENTAVRLTLSWRDVTTPAFILGEASDMVVAKWDGEESIWTNLGGDVDGNAQTVTTPEPLEDDGIFTLAVMSANMTNMSISKTSFEASVYEGDVFEYEIRVQNNGEVDASDVVIVDNLPNGLEYESVEVQSAFGLMDWDMETMGQVLTWRVPLFLSGDEMVIKLRVTAGTAGPITNYAEVGASQEDGDPTDNAATDENNINAFFIPNVITPNGDGDNDVFEIRGLNRFTSNRIVILNRWNDEVLDTGDYQNDWNADGLIAGTYFYILEVTEPSGEEKEFKGWIQVIKE; encoded by the coding sequence ATGAGAAAAGTCGGACAATTTTTATTTAGGGGGACATTTTTCCTGTTGGCGGTTGTGGCAATTGTTTCCGGTGCATCTGCCCAGACGGTGAACAAGGGTACGATGAGCATAAAGCCCGGGACCGTGCTGTCCAGTAATTTCAATGTGGACAATACCGAAACGGGCAAAATGATAAATGATGGGGAGCTGTACCTGTATGCCCATTTCAATAATGATGGAGAAGTGACCTTTAGCCAGGGTGAAGAGGGGACTACCCGTTTTGTGGGGAAGTATGGGGTACAGCAGATCAGCGGTAGCCAACTGTCAGGGCTGAACAATGTGCTTTTTGACAATGGCAATGATCAAAATGCCTTTCAACTCTCCGGTGATATCAGTATTTCGGGGATGTCCAGGTTTGTGGACGGGGTGGTGGTTTCAGATGGCCATGGTGGCCTGGTGCTTTTTGAGCGCGGCAGTGGCTATGAAGGGGCCTCTGATGCGAGCCATGTGGACGGTTATGTGGAAAAGATCGGGGATGAGGACTTTGCTTACCCAGTTGGTGACGGTGGATATTTCAGGTTTGCGGGGATCACGGCACCGGCCGAATCGGATGTGGAATTCCACACCAAATACTTTTATGAGGATCCCGACGGGCTATATCCGCGGGAACAAAAGGAAGCGGATATCGAGCTGGTCAATGATGCGGAATACTGGGAGCTGTTCCTGGAGAACGGCGCTGAGAATACCGCTGTCCGCCTGACGCTTTCCTGGCGTGATGTGACGACCCCTGCGTTTATTTTGGGAGAGGCCAGTGATATGGTGGTGGCAAAATGGGACGGGGAGGAATCGATCTGGACCAACCTTGGCGGTGATGTGGACGGCAATGCCCAAACGGTGACGACCCCCGAACCATTGGAGGACGATGGCATATTTACCCTGGCGGTGATGTCGGCCAATATGACCAATATGTCGATCTCGAAGACCTCTTTTGAAGCATCCGTTTATGAAGGGGATGTGTTTGAATACGAGATCAGGGTCCAGAACAACGGTGAGGTGGATGCCTCCGATGTGGTCATTGTGGACAACCTTCCCAATGGCCTGGAATATGAAAGCGTGGAAGTACAGTCGGCCTTTGGTCTGATGGACTGGGATATGGAAACGATGGGCCAGGTGCTTACCTGGCGTGTTCCACTGTTCCTGTCGGGGGACGAGATGGTGATCAAGCTCCGTGTAACAGCCGGAACAGCCGGTCCCATTACCAATTATGCGGAGGTGGGGGCTTCCCAGGAGGATGGGGATCCTACCGACAATGCGGCCACCGATGAAAACAACATCAATGCCTTCTTTATCCCCAATGTGATCACTCCCAATGGTGATGGGGACAACGATGTATTTGAGATCCGGGGCCTCAACAGGTTTACAAGCAACAGGATAGTGATTTTGAACCGGTGGAACGACGAGGTACTGGATACCGGGGACTACCAGAACGACTGGAATGCCGATGGGCTGATAGCGGGCACCTACTTCTACATTTTGGAAGTAACGGAGCCCAGTGGAGAAGAAAAGGAATTCAAGGGATGGATACAGGTAATAAAGGAATGA
- a CDS encoding OmpA family protein, which yields MMKNFILVLTLFLSIVFPSTVHGQGSLIRYADEQMGLSNYRQAASAYSSAYERRNSYRSAKGAAQCYSKTNSYAQAHDWWEKAMELAEEPSLSDAEAYLKSAYAAGKQDVAREKLAQLGVDLNAMDPLDLLMYQAVSERSEEAQLELAAGLNSPEAADFMGARDGSGNLYFVSDRDTKREERPVPGIRFDARNQLYDKEFSDWTGREYLKIYKKDPEGGIVQLQMDRDDFLNISDPALARAGGREYLFFSATRSIRKAKRKRRFTVSPEIFYGELQGDSVTDIKSFRYNSTFEHGMVTPFVDAAGQRLYFASDMAGGHGGYDLYYVAYTGDFEFGDPVNVGEPVNSAGDERDPFVSMDKFYFASNGHPGHGGLDVYRADLQGGDFSGLVPLGQPYNSSKDDFAYRQYADQARYLSSNRKGDSGLDNIYRQVARALRKLVVSTVDCNGLPVAGARLMVKNEEGELVEMAREEEGVYRGELSESTDYALEITKDGYFGIVDGDISTKGSGPGTIEREYRLVRVPGNRTEFVDIIYYDLDKSTVREDASKILARVSRLLREYPFLRLKVSAHTDSRASRQYNVELSRQRAEKVKSRLVGSGVEAARIAAEWHGEEQLVNDCGDGANCPEGLHQLNRRTELVITLDIEEGMTVPGGMLPEDWCDGLQIIQEIGDQTGVPTVYFDFDRSGLRMEDKMELEGLVLLLENNSALRLELQGHTDSRGSEAYNKALSEERARAVAGYLIDRGINKGRLDYTGFGESSPVHDCRDIPCSEEMHQLNRRTEIKVNQ from the coding sequence ATGATGAAGAATTTTATACTTGTACTGACACTTTTTCTGTCGATTGTATTTCCGTCCACGGTGCACGGCCAGGGTTCGCTGATAAGGTATGCAGATGAACAAATGGGCCTTTCCAACTACCGGCAGGCGGCGAGTGCCTATAGCAGTGCCTATGAAAGGAGGAACAGCTACCGCTCGGCCAAAGGGGCGGCCCAGTGTTATTCAAAAACAAATTCCTATGCCCAGGCCCATGATTGGTGGGAGAAGGCCATGGAGCTGGCGGAGGAGCCCTCCCTTTCCGATGCGGAGGCCTACCTGAAGTCCGCCTATGCGGCCGGAAAGCAGGATGTGGCCAGGGAGAAGCTGGCACAGCTTGGTGTTGACCTGAACGCAATGGATCCCCTGGACCTGTTGATGTACCAGGCGGTCAGCGAGAGGTCCGAAGAAGCCCAACTGGAGCTGGCAGCGGGACTGAACTCCCCGGAGGCAGCTGATTTCATGGGGGCAAGGGATGGATCGGGGAACCTCTATTTTGTTTCCGACAGGGATACGAAGCGCGAAGAAAGGCCTGTTCCGGGCATCAGGTTCGATGCCCGGAACCAACTGTACGACAAGGAATTTTCGGACTGGACGGGCAGGGAATACCTGAAGATATACAAGAAAGACCCGGAAGGGGGGATTGTCCAACTGCAGATGGACAGGGACGATTTTTTGAATATAAGCGACCCTGCCCTTGCCAGGGCAGGGGGCAGGGAGTACCTGTTCTTCTCTGCCACACGGAGCATCAGAAAGGCAAAGCGGAAAAGAAGGTTCACGGTCAGCCCGGAGATTTTCTATGGAGAGCTGCAGGGGGACAGTGTCACCGATATCAAATCCTTTCGGTACAACAGCACATTTGAACACGGCATGGTGACGCCCTTTGTGGATGCGGCAGGACAACGATTGTACTTCGCCTCAGACATGGCAGGCGGACATGGCGGATATGACCTCTATTATGTGGCGTATACGGGTGATTTTGAATTTGGGGATCCGGTAAATGTAGGGGAGCCCGTCAATTCGGCGGGAGACGAAAGGGATCCCTTTGTAAGTATGGACAAGTTCTATTTTGCCTCCAACGGGCACCCGGGCCATGGAGGGCTGGATGTCTACCGGGCGGACCTGCAGGGAGGCGACTTCTCGGGGCTTGTCCCCTTGGGGCAGCCATATAATTCAAGCAAGGACGACTTCGCCTACCGGCAATATGCGGACCAGGCACGTTACCTGAGCTCCAACAGGAAGGGGGACTCGGGGCTGGACAATATCTACCGTCAGGTGGCCCGTGCGCTGAGGAAGCTGGTGGTCAGTACGGTGGACTGCAACGGGTTGCCAGTGGCAGGTGCCAGGCTTATGGTCAAAAACGAAGAAGGGGAGTTGGTTGAAATGGCCCGGGAAGAAGAAGGGGTTTATAGGGGGGAGCTTTCGGAAAGCACCGACTATGCACTTGAGATAACCAAGGATGGCTACTTCGGTATTGTGGACGGTGATATTAGCACCAAGGGATCCGGACCGGGGACCATTGAAAGGGAATACAGGCTTGTGCGGGTTCCCGGCAACAGGACGGAATTTGTGGATATCATCTATTATGATCTGGACAAGAGCACTGTCCGGGAAGATGCCTCCAAGATATTGGCCAGGGTCTCCAGGCTGCTCAGGGAATACCCCTTCCTGCGGCTCAAGGTCTCTGCGCACACCGATTCCAGGGCATCACGGCAATATAATGTGGAATTGAGCAGACAAAGGGCGGAGAAGGTGAAGTCCAGGCTGGTGGGCAGTGGTGTGGAAGCAGCAAGGATAGCTGCCGAATGGCACGGGGAAGAACAGTTGGTGAACGACTGTGGAGATGGGGCCAACTGTCCGGAAGGATTGCACCAGCTCAACAGGAGGACCGAGCTGGTCATCACCCTGGACATTGAAGAGGGCATGACCGTTCCGGGAGGCATGTTGCCGGAAGACTGGTGCGATGGGCTGCAGATCATACAGGAAATAGGGGACCAAACAGGAGTACCCACGGTCTACTTTGACTTTGACAGGTCGGGCCTGCGGATGGAAGACAAGATGGAACTGGAGGGGTTGGTGCTGCTGCTTGAAAACAACAGTGCCCTGCGCCTGGAGCTCCAGGGGCATACCGATAGCAGGGGCAGTGAAGCCTACAATAAGGCGCTATCGGAAGAAAGGGCCAGGGCAGTGGCCGGGTACCTGATCGACAGGGGGATCAACAAAGGCCGCCTGGACTATACCGGGTTTGGCGAATCCTCTCCGGTCCATGACTGCCGGGATATTCCCTGCAGTGAGGAAATGCATCAATTGAACAGAAGAACAGAAATCAAGGTGAACCAATGA
- a CDS encoding PorP/SprF family type IX secretion system membrane protein has protein sequence MKFFFKVLMGICLLVCYGESQSQQLPQFSQYIFNGLHINPGYAGYKQEGYVQATYRSQWTNFPGAPKTLSLSADFSANEGTMGFGVLFLNDELGAARTTGGLLTYAYRIQTGHESFLGIGVSAGVSEYALDHSMLDPNDYPDDVLSDGMTNLYTPNMNAGIFFNTSDFYIGLSAYNMIGKKQVKREDIALAYHDFHYYLTAGTLLPLSNAVKFKPSILVKEVKGAPTNFDLNAMFLFHERLWLGGSFRSNVKWWKDNLDDRLSNRNAVALILELFATPDLRIGYAYDQNLNVLSGMRHNSHEISLGYYLSPRKARMRNQRWF, from the coding sequence ATGAAGTTCTTTTTCAAGGTGTTAATGGGGATTTGCCTGTTGGTATGCTATGGGGAGAGTCAATCTCAACAGTTGCCCCAATTCAGCCAGTATATTTTCAACGGGCTGCATATCAATCCGGGCTATGCGGGCTACAAGCAGGAAGGCTATGTTCAGGCGACCTACCGTTCGCAGTGGACCAATTTCCCTGGAGCTCCGAAGACGCTGTCACTATCAGCTGATTTCAGTGCCAATGAGGGGACGATGGGCTTCGGGGTGCTTTTTCTCAACGATGAGCTTGGTGCGGCGCGCACCACGGGGGGGCTGTTGACCTATGCCTACCGTATCCAAACGGGCCATGAGTCGTTTTTGGGCATCGGTGTCAGTGCGGGAGTTTCCGAATATGCGCTGGACCATTCGATGCTTGATCCCAACGACTACCCTGACGATGTACTGTCGGACGGGATGACCAACCTGTACACGCCCAATATGAATGCGGGCATTTTTTTCAATACCAGCGATTTTTACATCGGGCTGAGTGCCTATAACATGATCGGCAAAAAGCAGGTCAAGCGTGAGGACATCGCGCTGGCCTACCATGACTTCCACTATTACCTGACCGCCGGGACGCTTTTGCCATTGAGCAATGCGGTAAAATTCAAGCCCTCGATCCTGGTAAAGGAAGTGAAGGGTGCACCGACCAATTTTGACCTGAACGCGATGTTCCTTTTCCATGAGCGGCTATGGCTGGGCGGTTCCTTTCGGTCCAATGTAAAGTGGTGGAAGGACAACCTTGACGATCGGCTGTCCAACAGGAATGCGGTGGCCTTGATCCTTGAGCTCTTTGCGACCCCGGATCTGAGGATAGGATACGCCTATGACCAAAACCTGAACGTATTGTCGGGTATGCGGCACAATTCGCATGAGATATCCCTGGGGTATTACCTGTCTCCCCGCAAAGCCAGGATGAGAAATCAAAGATGGTTCTAA
- a CDS encoding helix-turn-helix transcriptional regulator — MNWNSKSVIGGDSTRFITAFCDSHPTFVSLLKSHIPDINPKDFKVCALLKLDYHTKEIAHMTNCSLRSIEARKYRIRKRLGIPSNANLTLYLMELESGLDKDKKLADCIDH; from the coding sequence ATGAATTGGAATAGTAAATCAGTTATTGGGGGGGACAGTACCAGGTTTATTACAGCGTTTTGTGACAGTCATCCTACATTTGTATCCCTATTAAAAAGCCATATTCCCGACATCAACCCCAAGGATTTTAAAGTATGTGCACTTCTAAAGCTTGATTATCATACAAAGGAGATCGCCCATATGACGAATTGTAGTCTGAGATCAATCGAGGCCAGAAAGTATAGGATCAGGAAAAGGCTGGGAATACCTTCCAATGCCAATTTGACGCTTTACTTAATGGAGCTTGAATCTGGTTTGGATAAAGACAAAAAACTTGCCGACTGTATTGACCATTGA